A DNA window from Enterobacter asburiae contains the following coding sequences:
- the zapA gene encoding cell division protein ZapA: MSAQPVDLQIFGRSLRVNCPPEQRDALNQAADDLNQRLQDLKERTRVTNTEQLVFIAALNISYELTQEKAKTRDYAASMEQRIKMLQQTIEQALLDQGRNPERPGPKFE; this comes from the coding sequence ATGTCTGCACAACCCGTCGATCTCCAGATTTTTGGCCGTTCACTGCGAGTGAATTGTCCGCCTGAACAAAGGGATGCTTTGAATCAGGCAGCGGACGATTTGAATCAGCGGTTGCAAGATCTAAAAGAACGCACTAGAGTCACAAATACTGAGCAGCTGGTTTTCATCGCCGCGTTGAACATCAGCTATGAACTGACTCAGGAAAAAGCGAAGACCCGCGACTACGCGGCAAGCATGGAGCAGCGCATTAAAATGCTCCAGCAGACCATAGAACAGGCATTGCTTGATCAAGGTCGCAATCCCGAAAGACCGGGACCAAAGTTTGAATAA
- a CDS encoding 5-formyltetrahydrofolate cyclo-ligase, with protein sequence MTQFPEVSASRQDIRQLIRQRRRALTADQQAHFAQQAAARMMAYPPVVMAHTVALFLSFDGELDTQPLIEQLWRAGKKVYLPVLHPFSEGNLLFLHYHPHSELVVNRLKITEPKLDVRDVLPLSQLDVLIAPLVAFDEQGQRLGMGGGFYDRTLQNWQQYGLQPVGYAHDCQGVEALPVEKWDVPLPAVVTPSKLWEW encoded by the coding sequence ATGACCCAATTCCCTGAAGTTTCTGCTTCACGCCAGGACATCCGTCAGTTAATTCGTCAGCGCCGCCGTGCGTTAACCGCCGATCAGCAAGCGCATTTTGCCCAGCAGGCCGCCGCCCGTATGATGGCGTATCCCCCTGTCGTGATGGCGCACACCGTTGCGCTATTTCTGTCATTTGATGGAGAGCTGGATACCCAGCCGCTGATAGAGCAGCTCTGGCGTGCCGGGAAGAAGGTCTATCTGCCGGTGCTGCACCCGTTCAGCGAAGGTAATTTGCTGTTTCTTCACTACCATCCGCACAGCGAACTGGTGGTAAATCGCCTGAAAATCACCGAACCGAAACTCGACGTGCGCGACGTGCTTCCGCTGTCACAGCTGGATGTATTGATTGCGCCGCTGGTGGCGTTTGATGAACAGGGCCAGCGTTTAGGGATGGGCGGCGGTTTTTACGACCGGACGCTGCAAAACTGGCAGCAGTACGGGTTGCAGCCGGTGGGTTATGCGCATGATTGTCAGGGCGTGGAGGCGTTGCCGGTGGAGAAGTGGGATGTGCCGTTGCCGGCGGTAGTGACGCCATCGAAGTTGTGGGAGTGGTGA
- the pepP gene encoding Xaa-Pro aminopeptidase, with amino-acid sequence MSSQEYSRRRQALLATMQPGSAALIFAAPEVTRSADSEYPYRQSSDFWYFTGFNEPEAVLVLIKSNDTHNHSVIFNRVRDLTAEIWFGRRLGQEAAPAKLGVDRALAFSEINQQLYQLLNGLDVLYHAQGEYAYADEIVFTALDKLRKGSRQNLSAPATLTDWRPVVHEMRLFKSEEELNLMRRAGEISALAHTRAMEKCRPGMFEYQLEGEIHHEFNRHGARYPSYNTIVGGGENGCILHYTENESALRDGDLVLIDAGCEYQGYAGDITRTFPVNGKFSPAQRAIYDIVLESLETALRLYRPGTSMQEVTGEVVRIMITGLVRLGILKGEVDTLIADNAHRPYFMHGLSHWLGLDVHDVGAYGTDRSRVLEPGMVLTVEPGLYIAPDADVPEEYRGIGIRIEDDIVITETGNENLTASVVKNADDIEALMAAARA; translated from the coding sequence ATCTCGAGTCAAGAGTATTCCCGCCGCCGTCAGGCGCTGCTGGCAACAATGCAGCCGGGCAGCGCCGCGCTGATTTTTGCTGCGCCCGAAGTCACGCGCAGCGCCGACAGCGAATACCCCTATCGCCAGAGCAGCGATTTCTGGTACTTCACCGGCTTTAACGAGCCGGAAGCGGTGCTGGTGCTGATTAAGAGCAATGACACCCACAACCACAGCGTGATTTTCAACCGCGTGCGCGATCTGACGGCCGAAATCTGGTTTGGTCGCCGCCTGGGCCAGGAGGCCGCACCGGCGAAGCTGGGCGTTGACCGCGCGCTGGCGTTTAGCGAAATCAACCAGCAGCTCTATCAGCTGCTTAACGGCCTCGACGTGCTCTATCACGCGCAGGGTGAATATGCCTACGCCGATGAGATTGTTTTCACCGCGCTGGATAAGCTGCGCAAAGGCTCGCGGCAGAACCTGTCCGCGCCGGCCACGCTGACGGACTGGCGTCCGGTGGTGCATGAAATGCGCCTGTTCAAGTCTGAAGAAGAGCTGAATTTGATGCGCCGTGCGGGCGAAATCAGCGCGTTGGCGCACACCCGCGCCATGGAAAAGTGCCGCCCCGGGATGTTCGAATACCAGCTGGAAGGCGAAATACATCACGAATTTAATCGCCACGGCGCGCGTTATCCCTCCTACAACACCATTGTTGGCGGCGGAGAAAACGGCTGCATTCTGCACTACACCGAAAACGAAAGCGCGCTGCGCGACGGCGATCTGGTGCTGATTGACGCCGGTTGCGAATATCAGGGCTACGCGGGAGACATCACCCGTACTTTTCCGGTGAACGGTAAATTCTCACCGGCACAGCGCGCCATTTACGACATCGTTCTCGAGTCGCTTGAGACGGCGCTCAGGCTGTATCGTCCCGGAACCTCCATGCAGGAAGTGACCGGCGAAGTGGTGCGCATCATGATTACCGGTCTGGTCAGGCTCGGGATCCTGAAAGGGGAGGTCGACACCCTGATCGCTGATAATGCGCATCGACCATATTTCATGCACGGCCTGAGCCACTGGCTGGGGCTGGATGTGCATGACGTTGGCGCGTACGGCACCGACCGTTCGCGCGTGCTGGAGCCGGGCATGGTGTTAACCGTGGAGCCAGGCCTGTATATCGCACCGGATGCCGACGTGCCTGAAGAGTACCGCGGGATTGGCATTCGCATCGAAGACGACATCGTGATCACCGAAACCGGTAACGAAAACCTGACCGCGAGCGTCGTGAAAAACGCTGACGATATCGAGGCGCTGATGGCAGCGGCACGCGCATGA
- a CDS encoding YecA family protein, whose product MSIQNEMPGYKDLNQLLNQQGVGLTPAEMHGLISGMLCGGNSDSSWQPLIHDLTNEGLAFGHELAEALRKMHAATSDSLEDDGFLFQLYLPEGDDVSVFDRADALAGWVNHYLLGLGVTQPKLDKVTGEAGEAIDDLRNIAQLGYDEDEDQEELEMSLEEIIEYVRVAALLCHDNFTRSQPTAPEVRKPTLH is encoded by the coding sequence ATGTCTATACAGAACGAAATGCCTGGTTACAAGGATTTAAACCAGTTACTGAACCAGCAGGGAGTTGGTTTAACCCCTGCCGAAATGCACGGTCTGATCAGTGGCATGCTGTGCGGCGGAAACAGCGACAGCTCATGGCAGCCGCTGATCCACGACCTCACGAATGAAGGGCTGGCGTTTGGTCACGAGCTGGCGGAAGCGCTGCGTAAAATGCACGCCGCAACCAGCGATTCGCTGGAAGACGATGGCTTCCTTTTTCAGCTTTATCTGCCTGAAGGCGACGACGTCAGCGTGTTCGATCGCGCCGATGCGCTGGCCGGCTGGGTAAACCACTATCTGCTGGGGCTGGGCGTGACGCAGCCTAAACTGGATAAAGTGACCGGCGAAGCGGGTGAAGCGATTGACGACCTGCGTAACATTGCCCAGCTCGGCTACGATGAAGACGAAGACCAGGAAGAGCTGGAAATGTCTCTTGAAGAGATTATCGAGTACGTGCGCGTGGCGGCACTGCTGTGCCACGACAACTTCACGCGCTCACAGCCGACCGCGCCGGAAGTCCGCAAGCCAACCTTACATTAA